TGGCTGTAAgtcaactggctgcagcaggtgCCTCCATCCTCTGCAGTAGGACAAAAGCTCTGCCCTTTAGCTAAGCCTTACTCCCCCCAGTCAATCAGACTACCTCCTTTGCTCTCTGCAGGTTTTCTACAAGACTGAGTCAAGAtcatgcagaaaaggctgcagacTAAGAGAGGGCAGCTATATTTCTTTATAGTCTTATCATTCATTGCTCAGTATAGTGGCCCTTTAAAACTTCCCCAGAACATGTGCATCAATATCTTCCCCAACTGTCTCCCACTTAACTGGGGGCATCTTCCCAGTAACGAGAAGCACAGCTCCAGGCCTCTCCTATAAAACGTCTACAATCTCACCCCATCCACATGAAATATTACAACCCTGTTCCAATGGTTCTCACTTCACATTCTGGCATCTCCGGAGCACAGGCGCCAATGTATGAATGGCATCAGGATCTAGGTGACAGGAGCTGAGgtcggcatctgtcagcagttttcctGTTCCTCCAATTACAACGGCAACCACATTACATTTGAGTGGCGTCATGCGGACGGTGGAGAGATCCAGATCTCGAAGTGAATTTACCAGAACCGCCGAGAAACTCGGATTTTGAAACTCATACAAAAAGAAGAGAAAGTCCATTAGCTCAGAGGGTGGGAGCCTGCGAAGGCTGCGCTTCAACAGATGCTTCTTTAGAGCACGGGTGATTTTTAGGGCATCCATGTTCATAATGGTGCAGCCTAGCTGGTGAAGCATGGCTCGATTCTGACGGGACAGAAGTCCCGCCATGAAAATGGGATACAACTCAAATGCTTCTTGTCTGCCATAATTATCCCCCTCGGCTGGCTGCAAAGGTCCCTCCAGACCGAGGATGCTATAGCTTATTTGGTCTAGAACATCGTCATTATAAGAATCCTCCTCTCGAAACATTTCCGCCGTCATCATTTGAGCGATGTTTTCACGGCTATGTCCACTGACTTTTCCATAAAGCCGTGGCACTACGCGTAAAAGATTAAAAAGTGTGAAGATGCGCAAAGGAAGAAATTTAGACAACACGTTGACTACGGCCATCACGTCTTCTCCGGCTTTGCTGATCACCTCGGAAAGCTCTTTGCCCAACCGTTGCAAAGCGGTCTTATTTTCTCCCAATACGACATACAGCGCGGCTAAGTATTCCTGCATAGCAGGTATGGTGAAGACAAAGACGCTCTCTTGGCCTGGCTGGACACAGGGAGTGAGAAAAAAACGAAACGCGTCAGATCGGAAGACGTCAAGAAGGTTGAGCTCTTCCTCACTGTTCATCTGTAGGTGAAAACACTTTGTGATATCGGATTCCGTGAATTTGGTACGTCGAGAATTGCAGCCTTCATACGCCAGTTTGCCTACTGTGCGTGCTACATAAAGCATCAGGGAAATTTTAGAGGGTTGTGTTATGTCCAACACCTCACCGGCAAAGTTTAATCGTAAAAAGGTTGTGTAAATGCCCGTCAGTGTCATAGGGGATTCATCAGGCTTGGCATAGTACAGCAGGTGTAATGTAGCGCAAGTCAGCCAGCAATAAGATGGCAGGAAACAAGCAGCCGCCAACTGGCTGTGATGTTCTAGGTTGCGGCTTAACATTTCCGCCAAGTTTTCCGTTTCACGTGGGTCTGCATCTCGGTGGCCCAAGCGTAAGTGGAAGTACATCTTTTGCAGTTCCATGTCTGAAAAGCCACAGACCTCAGCAAACCGGCCGGTGTACTTCCGTGGGATTCGACTTAATGCTGAGGGACGAGTGGTCACCAACACGTTTGCCTGAAAGAGAAGATAGGAAAATGTCCATCAACAGcatttccattattttttttttattgcactgaCTTAGCCTAGTTTCACATTTGCAGCAGAGCTCTTCAGCAGCCTGGAGTTCTCCAAATCTGGCATTGACGGATGTTACCGGAATGCCCgctgatcccattgactataatggggtctgtcagaGATCCGACTTCTACCCAGCATATATGCAGGAATTTGGCTGGACGAAAACCACTGATTGTCTGGCTGATTCCCTGCATATTATGCCAGAACCGCCTACCGAAGAGCTGTGCTGCAAATGtgaaaagtagccttatatgctaATTTAATGGGGTTTCTGGGAGGAAAATATTGATGAttttctgatctgtgggggtccgacacctggcaccaccaccaatcagctgtagcTCCACGGCCTTTTCGAAGCATAACAGCGCCGtttattgtatagtggctgtgcttggtcctgtagccctagcccattcacttgaatagcacTAAGCTGTGccgaggtcatgtgactgatgaccgTGACGtcaggcctaggaagagaccgctGCACTCACTGaagcaccatggcctcttcaaatacctgatcagcaggagtgccaggtgttggacccacaccgataagatattgatgacctatcctgagaataggacaTTAATATCTGTAGCCTGCAAAGCCCCTTTGACATTTCCAAAAGAGACAAAACACTTGCTATCTTATTACCATACTTTTCACTCCATAAGACGCAATTTGTCCTTAAAAAATGGGGGGGCGGGGGAGATGGCAGAGCAACTTATagagcgaatactagtgagcagaGTGGCAGCGCCATCTGGAGCATGAGAGGCAAGACATGTATGTCCGATAGGAGTCTTATCGGAGGTTTAATGAGgaatggtggtctgacctgaggtctaataatgaatgggggtctgatctaaggcctgatggtggtctgatctgaggtatgatgagGATTGAGGGGATCAGATCTGAtgcctgatgaaaaatattttttcttattttcttccccTGAATCCTAAATGTATCTTATGGTCTGGTGAgtcttatggagcgaaaaatacagtatttttttttactttctcttaATAAGTGCATTGTCCATATGATGTTCACCTCTGGAAGCAGGTATCCCCTCAAGAGATTTACAAGGATAGCTGCTGGTGGCAATGGTTCATTCGGGTCACTGCATAACTCAGTGCTGGCCATTCTGAAATCTAGATTCATCCACTCTAAGCTGTTCAGTATGAAGAGCACCCCAGAATAATGCTGCAGCGTGGGTAACAGTTCTCGCAGATGGAGATACTTCTTGCCAATGAGTCGCGTAAGTGAAATTGGAGCGGTAACTTGGGACAGATCTTCACAAGAAAGAGGAATGATGAGCTGAAACTCGCTCTTCCGCCCATGGCACCAATCCAGTACAAGTTTTCGGATAAGCGTGCTCTTTCCGGTACCAACTGTCCCATAAAGAACCACACTCCTGACGGGTTTTCCAGCTGCGTTTGGTTGGAACAGCTGACACACGGACATACTCTGAGGACATAATGGGCTCTGCAGTTGGGCATGAAATGTTAACTCGGACAGCGGACGCAGAATATCTTCCGGAGAACTTTCGCGGATAACAGGATCAATGTGGATGGAGTCTAGGGCAAAGGAAGGTCCAAAGTGCCTTTCTTCAGTGGGCAGACAACTGAACCAAGCTGAGAGACGTTGGCGATGCTGCTGAATCGGATCTGTAAAAAAGATGAaagaaaacactttatttttttacaaggcCTTATTTAAATTAATTAAAGACAAAAAGGCAGGAAAAGTGTAAGAATACAATACAAAATCAAGAACGGAGGAGCAGAAGTAATAAAATCTTTTATACTCTCACTTAACCTCACAAGGGATGTGTACAAAACTGCAAAACCATGCAGCAAAAGTTGTGGGTGAAACATTGGCTTTCCCGAAAAATCTTGCATGTaattaatatatacatatatatatgtttatttttttttttttaaactaggcCTCCTGAAGAAGACCTAGAGGTAGTTTTTGTGGCACCCGCCATACCAAAAGCTTATATTAGACAGGCAGATAATCACTAACAAGTGATCGTATGAACGGGCAGTGTAATACCgccgtttgctcattcatcgggcaattgGAATCTTTTCTTCCGAGTCCAAGCCCTTTCCATGGCCTAAACCTCTGTTGGTCCATCACTGGACTGACATTGGTTTTATAGGATATGGTTCCGTGCAGATCAAACTTGAGGCGAGATCCAGCTTTCTCACAGAGATGAAACCTTTTCACTTTACGATTGTCACACGGTTACGGTATATGCAGGCACTGCggacatgtctttttttctctTACTACCTAATACATTTCTTAATTCGCCAATACATTTATTCAGATTTTAAAATTGAAATAAGTACTTTCAGCACCTTGGCATGCCTTTCAAATAATGGGGATGAGTCCACGCAGTATGGAGATCTGTCAGTACTCCACCTTCTTGCACGACACATTTTCCAGTTGACTAAGTGATTTTAATATATCACTAAGAAACAAACTCTTCAGACGCCTGCTGTATAATGAGATTTCTCCAGTTTACAAGATTGCCTAGACTTTGCCCTAGCTATCTATTACCTGCAGAACACAATGTCTTACCATGaacaactcttttttttttttaaccctttaaaggCCAAGTGAGATATTCAAGGACAAAATAACCACCAGACACAATCGCGCTTTTCCTAAGACGTATGCTCACCACATACAATGCCCTGTGTTTGCTAAGTACCGAAAAGCAAAGACAATCACAAAGGCCGAAGCAATCCAAGGTCAGGGCTGTGTAACCACAAGTGTCAGCAATCCAAGGACAGTAACAAAGCCTTGAACAAGCAAATTGTCAGGTCAGAGAAAAGTCCAAGAGTGAGCGGCAATGAGACAATCCGGAAACAACTGGGCTCAACAGAGACATTTAGCTCTATGGCCAAGTGTGTGGCCGCCACGTAGGGAaacttcccggtgggctgatgcccaggggcccGCCAGCCatggtaagtaatgatctgacgcTCCCCTCCTGACTccagaattcaactgtattgccatcctgaaccaactggagaaggaggacagaatgtgccacagaggggcagcttctggggaggcattttgttctgctggggcagtattttgggatgcactgtggtatttggctctgctggggtggtataatgtgccgcaatatggtatcgctggccccgcctacttgtgttggtccTGCCTTCTGTCAACTTGGACCCGACTACAATATGGGGacgcttacattttttttttcaggaccaccactttaggttcccagtccacccctgcctgCTGCACGACCAAAGATCACTGTGCAGCCATTGAATCAAATGGCATCGCAGCAGAATTCAAAGTTGCTGCAACCCCAAAATCACAAGCTATAGAGTGCTGGAATTTTTGTGATTGTGGGATTGCTGTAACTGACGAGTTGCACTGTTGACCCCAATTAAATCATTGGCTACACCGTTACACTGAGATATTGGTGGCGCAATGGTTGTGGTGACCAAGATGGTGATGTAACCTCATCCTAAACCTAGGATCAGGCCAAGTCTGCAGACCAAGAAATGGGATTAATCCTTCCACCCGTGGCATCAGCTTCGGACACTGGCCACCTTGGAAATCCAGCGCCTCAGCCCAAGAGAGCCAGACCGGGGACTGGTAggaataaaacataaaataaaacttttttttctgttaaaacCAGTCCTTTATTTCAACCTCGTTATAAGTAAAAGTTTTGCGCACACTATAAAACTGGCCTaggcttttttgggggggttttgcaCAACTTTTGTTTCTCATGAGGATGAAATAATGGACTGGTTTTAACTAAAGTAAAGAGAACTCAACATAACAAAAGCAACTCAACATATTTTTGTTAAAAGTATTACCCTCAGCAAGAGGTTCGAGCACCACCATGGGCTGAAACAGGCGAGCGTACGTTTCTTCACCGTATTTTGTTCTGACCGGAGCCCTACCAGGCATTGAAATGACAAAGCTGTGGCACAGGGGGCTGTGCAGTGTTTATAGGCAAAACACATTTATTTTACACGTTTCACCTGTAATAACTGCCTGGAAAATACAGCTATATTCACACGTAGCGGCTGAGGTGCGGTTAAAATTGCATCCGAAAAACTGCATGCAGTTTTCCAAACGTGTGtatgtgttagggtactttcaccctagcgttattcttttccggtattgaaatccggtaaagggtctcaataccgaaaaaaaaaaaaagatctgttcagtatgcatcaggatgtcttgcgttccgtcccttgtacggtatttgaccggacaaaaaacCGCAGCTtgttccggccaaaattccggaacactacgGCACTTGACGGATCAGTCAATAATTTCcactgaaatgtattaatgccgaataccggtaccaagtgttccggaaattgtcgcattgccggatccggttttccagtctgcgcatgtgcagttctttctaactttgaaaaaaaattataccggatcagttattccggatgataccggaaagacggatccgataTTTCAATGAATACGTCTGACGGATCTGGAAGAAAAATAatatatccgtttgcatatggatttccagatccagcaggcagttccggcaatggtACTGCCTGcaggattctaacaacgctagtgtgaaagcacccttacaGCTCTTACATATGTAACATGTTATAGAGGAGATGGTGATTTTCTAACCTGCAGTAAGACATGTCCTTTACTGGAAAACCTTCAATGCAATTAGAACAGTCCTGTGTGAACGGAGCCACCTTGCTCCTATAGCCGACCTAACATTGCTCTTCTTAGAATGTATGTGACATTATAGGGGACCTGTCTGCTTTCCTGACACGTCTGATTCAGTAAGGAGCACCTTTCTCAGAGCTCTGAATTGtgacattcctctgttattcctgctagaaaagTAAGCCTAAATTAATAACTGGTCGTTCTCATTCCACTTGTCAATAGGATGAGCTCCTATGTAGTCCAGCATGGTCAGCAGTGGGTGGACAGTGGCAGAGTGCGTCGGGACAAAGTGAACGTCATCATTTTAGTTGTCAGTTCATTCATTCAGTTCCAgctggaataacagaggaacgggcACAATGCGGACATTACAAACTTTTATGGACATATTCTACTGACAGGGGAGGATTACATGCTttttatctaaggctactttcacactggcgttttgtgcGGATACGTCATGGACGgatacgttcagataatacaaccgtctgcatccgttcagaacggatccgtttgtattatctttaaaggggttctgcactttcatttcactgatgatctatcctctggataga
The Bufo gargarizans isolate SCDJY-AF-19 chromosome 2, ASM1485885v1, whole genome shotgun sequence genome window above contains:
- the NLRX1 gene encoding NLR family member X1; the protein is MQCHGSVSRLGVLRRSNLLLHEKWLLSVQAVSGRHRCHSVLSKDTFRAGRPVFLLTKSHGMFGTCTSQRSQSGIVTDPIQQHRQRLSAWFSCLPTEERHFGPSFALDSIHIDPVIRESSPEDILRPLSELTFHAQLQSPLCPQSMSVCQLFQPNAAGKPVRSVVLYGTVGTGKSTLIRKLVLDWCHGRKSEFQLIIPLSCEDLSQVTAPISLTRLIGKKYLHLRELLPTLQHYSGVLFILNSLEWMNLDFRMASTELCSDPNEPLPPAAILVNLLRGYLLPEANVLVTTRPSALSRIPRKYTGRFAEVCGFSDMELQKMYFHLRLGHRDADPRETENLAEMLSRNLEHHSQLAAACFLPSYCWLTCATLHLLYYAKPDESPMTLTGIYTTFLRLNFAGEVLDITQPSKISLMLYVARTVGKLAYEGCNSRRTKFTESDITKCFHLQMNSEEELNLLDVFRSDAFRFFLTPCVQPGQESVFVFTIPAMQEYLAALYVVLGENKTALQRLGKELSEVISKAGEDVMAVVNVLSKFLPLRIFTLFNLLRVVPRLYGKVSGHSRENIAQMMTAEMFREEDSYNDDVLDQISYSILGLEGPLQPAEGDNYGRQEAFELYPIFMAGLLSRQNRAMLHQLGCTIMNMDALKITRALKKHLLKRSLRRLPPSELMDFLFFLYEFQNPSFSAVLVNSLRDLDLSTVRMTPLKCNVVAVVIGGTGKLLTDADLSSCHLDPDAIHTLAPVLRRCQNVNLHMNALGPDSCREIKELLLHPDCAISSLRLCNNPLEPEGAQLIMEGLAGNSSLKYLSLLRTDLGDEGAEILANNLGKNKNLQELNLAYNGIHDQAALRLGEVASLHPTLGRVHLYFNELSDSGLRDLQSMGDVRVIVALTEGSDASRHWSLILRELKANAGGWDHARMGAHLTLLLRDLQSSRAMTGNLWRKVRILRVETEVKRMLSRIQGGKL